The Amylolactobacillus amylophilus DSM 20533 = JCM 1125 genome contains a region encoding:
- a CDS encoding CvfD/Ygs/GSP13 family RNA-binding post-transcriptional regulator translates to MKIGEKITGVVKGIQPYGVFLLLPNKRQGLIHISECQSGYVGNINQLFTVGQTVQAMIIDIDEYSGQISLSLRAMEERPTPRKYGSKHTWTQRKTRLGFAPLASEMNGFVCEALKKYKNA, encoded by the coding sequence ATGAAAATTGGAGAAAAAATTACCGGAGTTGTAAAGGGTATTCAGCCATATGGTGTTTTCCTGCTTCTCCCAAATAAACGCCAAGGGTTGATTCATATCTCTGAGTGTCAGTCTGGTTATGTAGGAAATATTAATCAGCTTTTTACTGTTGGCCAAACTGTCCAAGCGATGATCATCGATATTGATGAATACTCTGGTCAGATCAGCCTGTCCTTAAGAGCGATGGAGGAACGACCAACACCTCGTAAGTACGGATCAAAGCATACCTGGACACAGCGTAAAACCCGCCTGGGGTTTGCACCTCTTGCTTCGGAAATGAATGGCTTCGTCTGCGAAGCACTAAAAAAATACAAAAATGCTTGA
- a CDS encoding NAD(P)/FAD-dependent oxidoreductase, protein MIGAGPVGLYAGYFASLHGLSTVILESLAQVGGQPAQIYPAKELLDIPVFSRITGDQLTANLSNQLSTESATIKTNYKVETIDQNKAAAGLIINGELSAKSIIIATGLGAFSPKKLPLDIPESARPHFHYFIKDPAAFTSKRVAVLGGGDSALDWADLLQQNGVDVAVIHRRNKFRGLDRTIAHLNDSEHAELITPYLPIQVTSTPSGQIKLSLKDVTEGSTLEETFDEVLVAYGFKTKNDFVDDWGVKTDNGFIHVNRQMATNRPAIYAIGDAVTYESRVPIIALGFGEAQIAITDIMRSRFPEKKITLHSTSIK, encoded by the coding sequence ATTATTGGCGCTGGCCCAGTTGGCCTGTATGCCGGATACTTTGCATCTCTGCACGGGCTTTCTACTGTTATACTTGAAAGCCTTGCACAAGTTGGCGGGCAACCTGCTCAAATTTATCCAGCCAAGGAGTTACTAGATATTCCGGTTTTTTCAAGAATCACCGGAGACCAGCTAACTGCAAATCTTAGTAACCAACTTAGCACGGAATCAGCAACAATTAAAACTAATTACAAGGTAGAGACAATCGATCAGAATAAGGCGGCTGCTGGCTTAATTATAAACGGTGAGCTCTCTGCTAAGAGTATAATTATTGCAACTGGGCTAGGAGCGTTCTCTCCAAAGAAACTGCCGCTCGATATCCCTGAATCTGCAAGACCGCATTTCCATTACTTCATCAAGGATCCAGCTGCCTTCACCAGCAAAAGAGTTGCTGTACTCGGTGGTGGTGACTCTGCCTTGGATTGGGCTGACCTACTTCAACAAAATGGGGTCGACGTTGCCGTCATTCATAGAAGAAACAAGTTCCGTGGTCTCGACAGAACCATCGCTCATTTGAATGATAGTGAGCATGCTGAGCTGATCACGCCTTACCTCCCCATTCAGGTTACGAGCACTCCATCCGGTCAAATTAAGCTCTCGCTAAAGGATGTCACTGAAGGTTCAACACTAGAAGAGACTTTCGACGAGGTACTTGTCGCATATGGATTCAAGACTAAGAATGACTTTGTCGACGATTGGGGCGTCAAAACAGACAACGGTTTTATCCATGTCAATCGCCAAATGGCGACCAACCGACCAGCCATTTATGCAATCGGCGATGCTGTAACTTATGAAAGTCGCGTGCCCATCATTGCCCTCGGTTTCGGCGAAGCCCAGATTGCCATCACCGACATTATGCGCAGTCGTTTTCCAGAGAAGAAAATCACGCTCCATTCAACGAGTATCAAATAA
- a CDS encoding phosphatidylglycerophosphatase A has product MPEHFYDRTIKLLESRGVTKRDFVDLVIFLQKDYIKTLTPEMIYESLDLVLRKREVQNAIMTGIQLDLLAEEKKLFSPLQEIIEKDEGLYGIDEVMSFSITNLYGSIGFTNYGYIDKVKPGILAILNDKSTGKVNTFLDDIVGAIAAATASRLAHKNPKLEDDNIYSN; this is encoded by the coding sequence ATGCCAGAACATTTTTACGATAGAACAATTAAGCTACTTGAAAGCAGAGGAGTGACGAAACGCGACTTTGTTGACCTAGTAATTTTTCTCCAGAAAGATTACATCAAAACATTAACACCAGAGATGATCTATGAAAGTCTCGACCTCGTATTGCGGAAAAGAGAAGTACAAAATGCGATCATGACCGGCATTCAGCTTGACCTACTAGCAGAGGAAAAGAAACTATTCTCACCACTACAGGAAATTATTGAGAAGGACGAGGGGCTGTACGGAATTGATGAAGTAATGTCATTCTCAATCACTAATCTTTATGGCTCAATTGGCTTTACAAATTATGGCTATATAGATAAAGTTAAGCCTGGTATTCTAGCTATTCTAAACGACAAATCAACTGGCAAAGTTAATACTTTCTTAGATGACATTGTTGGGGCAATCGCTGCAGCTACCGCCAGTCGTCTTGCTCATAAGAATCCGAAACTAGAAGACGACAACATCTATTCCAACTAA
- a CDS encoding DedA family protein, protein MQLIDFILNIDQHLVGIVNNFGNWTYLILFLIIFIETGLVVFPFLPGDSLIFAASAMAANPKYALNIWLAYFIFILAAILGDTINYEIGRWSAKKGSEKNWFNKLINQDKRAAAEHFFEQHGGKTIVIGRFIPFIRTFVPFVSGAGKMSYRHFIAYNFLGGFLWVSLFSIIGYFFGNFPVVQDHFSLIVVAIILVSVVPIIIVYLRKKITQRRQLR, encoded by the coding sequence ATGCAACTAATCGACTTCATATTAAATATTGACCAACATCTCGTTGGAATTGTAAATAACTTCGGTAATTGGACTTATCTCATCTTATTCCTCATCATCTTTATCGAGACAGGTTTGGTTGTCTTCCCCTTTCTACCGGGTGATTCCCTGATCTTCGCCGCCTCTGCTATGGCAGCAAACCCGAAGTACGCCCTAAATATCTGGTTGGCCTACTTCATCTTTATACTCGCTGCCATCCTGGGCGACACGATTAACTATGAAATTGGTCGTTGGTCAGCTAAAAAAGGAAGCGAGAAAAATTGGTTCAATAAGCTAATCAATCAGGACAAAAGAGCAGCAGCGGAACACTTCTTTGAGCAACACGGCGGGAAGACGATCGTAATTGGTCGTTTCATCCCTTTCATCAGGACTTTCGTCCCCTTCGTTTCGGGTGCGGGTAAAATGTCTTACCGTCACTTCATCGCCTATAACTTTCTTGGCGGATTTCTCTGGGTCAGTCTGTTCAGTATCATCGGCTACTTTTTTGGCAACTTTCCCGTTGTCCAGGACCACTTCTCACTAATTGTAGTGGCAATTATCTTAGTCTCTGTCGTTCCAATTATAATTGTCTATCTTCGCAAGAAAATCACACAAAGGCGCCAACTTCGTTAA
- a CDS encoding TIGR01906 family membrane protein, producing MRTREPGILRSLTQLLFGFVTAIVGTILLSWPLLYLFLKGEHLNKLVSLSVKQVMGNYNDLMAYLLSPFVKTLRMRDLPTSVSAASHFYEVKNLFQLVLAIFLLLLAALIIAKYQRIDFRLDKKMALLFMVLPVVVVPFASMNFDAFFVFFHGIFFHNSDWLFDPVTDPIINVLSENFFASCFVMFLVLYEIYFGSFLFSTKRKSMTSEN from the coding sequence ATGAGAACGCGTGAACCGGGCATCCTTCGCAGTTTAACGCAATTGCTGTTTGGTTTCGTGACAGCAATTGTGGGTACTATCTTATTGAGCTGGCCACTCCTCTACCTGTTCTTGAAAGGTGAGCACCTGAACAAGTTGGTTTCCTTATCGGTTAAGCAAGTAATGGGTAATTATAATGATTTAATGGCTTACTTACTATCACCATTTGTTAAAACACTAAGAATGCGCGATTTACCAACATCAGTCTCTGCTGCCAGTCATTTTTATGAGGTGAAGAATCTTTTTCAACTGGTGTTAGCAATCTTTTTGCTGTTATTGGCAGCGCTCATTATTGCTAAGTATCAGCGAATTGACTTTCGCTTAGATAAAAAAATGGCGTTGTTATTCATGGTTCTACCCGTGGTGGTCGTTCCTTTTGCGTCAATGAATTTCGATGCATTCTTTGTCTTTTTCCACGGAATATTCTTTCACAACAGCGACTGGCTCTTTGATCCAGTGACCGATCCGATTATTAATGTCTTGTCGGAGAACTTTTTCGCGAGTTGCTTCGTAATGTTTCTAGTATTATATGAAATCTACTTCGGCTCTTTTCTATTCAGCACCAAACGAAAAAGCATGACGAGTGAGAACTAG
- a CDS encoding TIGR01457 family HAD-type hydrolase: MNHKHKQYRGYLIDLDGTVYRGTESIPEATDFIKRLQDAEIPYLFLTNNTTRTRQMVVDKLAGHGITATVDQIYTPSLATRDYLLDKADTKKPLSVYIVGEIGLYQALLQAGFVLDNEHPDYVVVGLDNDLTYDKVKKAVLAIRSGSNFIGTNADKNLPNEEGLVPGAGSVIAFVEAAVQKKALYIGKPERIIVDMALKQLDVARDDVILVGDNYDTDIKAGINSALDSLLVYTGVSTKNQVAQQPIKPTYEINDLTEWKL, translated from the coding sequence GTGAATCATAAACATAAACAGTACAGGGGATATCTGATTGATTTGGACGGTACAGTCTACCGGGGTACCGAGTCAATACCGGAAGCAACAGACTTTATCAAGCGACTACAGGACGCAGAAATTCCCTATTTGTTCCTGACAAATAACACCACCAGAACGCGGCAAATGGTGGTGGATAAGTTGGCAGGACATGGGATTACTGCCACCGTCGACCAAATCTACACGCCGAGTTTAGCCACACGTGATTACCTACTAGACAAAGCAGACACTAAGAAACCACTTTCGGTCTATATCGTGGGCGAGATTGGCCTTTATCAGGCGCTTTTGCAGGCCGGATTTGTGTTGGATAACGAACACCCTGACTACGTTGTCGTGGGCCTCGACAACGACCTAACGTATGACAAGGTCAAGAAGGCTGTTCTGGCTATCAGAAGCGGTAGTAACTTCATTGGTACTAATGCCGATAAAAACTTACCAAATGAAGAGGGACTGGTGCCCGGTGCTGGCTCGGTGATCGCATTCGTTGAAGCAGCCGTCCAGAAAAAGGCGTTATATATTGGTAAACCTGAACGGATTATTGTAGATATGGCCTTAAAACAATTGGACGTTGCAAGAGATGATGTCATTCTAGTTGGCGATAACTATGACACTGATATTAAGGCGGGTATCAACAGTGCACTCGATAGCCTCTTAGTCTACACTGGTGTGTCAACGAAAAATCAGGTGGCCCAACAACCGATTAAACCAACTTATGAAATTAATGACCTAACGGAGTGGAAACTATGA
- a CDS encoding YutD family protein: protein MSNQEENKVKVRHAPADVVLVSPEFVVINQLKYRVVTNYRNALDSELLKLKFDPFLDKYDYLVGDVSSDKLRLKGFFKGTSNKINLDKRVETIEDYIYEYLNPGVAFFVLESLTPKKIKVPARNKKRHNEQPVKKTNLTGKVAEKTTKRRRHSFVIKKRDTSES, encoded by the coding sequence GTGTCAAATCAAGAAGAAAATAAGGTTAAGGTCAGGCATGCACCGGCAGATGTAGTTTTAGTGAGTCCGGAGTTTGTCGTCATTAACCAGTTAAAGTACCGCGTCGTAACGAATTACCGCAATGCGTTAGATAGCGAATTATTGAAATTAAAGTTTGATCCTTTTTTGGACAAATATGATTATTTAGTGGGCGATGTCTCTAGTGATAAACTGCGGCTAAAGGGTTTTTTCAAGGGAACATCGAATAAGATCAACCTGGATAAGCGGGTTGAAACGATAGAGGATTACATTTACGAGTATCTGAATCCAGGTGTCGCCTTTTTTGTCTTGGAGTCACTAACACCGAAAAAAATTAAGGTACCAGCAAGAAATAAGAAACGGCACAACGAGCAGCCTGTGAAGAAAACCAATTTAACAGGTAAAGTTGCCGAGAAAACAACCAAAAGAAGACGACACAGCTTCGTCATAAAGAAGAGGGACACAAGTGAATCATAA
- a CDS encoding bifunctional metallophosphatase/5'-nucleotidase, which translates to MESIRIVHTNDLHSHFENWPVIRRYIERAQKDETVSQTLTFDLGDFMDRSHPLTDATDGGINIELMNNVHYDGATIGNNEGIGNPHAILEHLFDHANFDILLGNLFEQDGKRPAFCQPYKIITTKMGTRIAVLGLTAAYPLTYEPNGWDIHLITDVLPGLLAELRGQYDYLILLSHLGITMDKYLANEFKELNLIIGSHTHHLLENGLVVNQSMLAAAGKWGRYIGDIRLEFDVNHQLVQQQVNTVKTADLQTLPGDAKEIAGYVERGEALLAHEHVATLPASYAAKKTEMADALHAIAQTAGTNLAILNTGLFVQQLQPGLLTMNDLHQGLPHPMHVVRVKLRGEDLWRLVMEMEKNRNFLRNFKIKGMSFRGKIFGEIKYLGIEVDQATRTVYVEGQEIDTERDYYIALLDHYVFIPFFPTIEIMGETKFYFPKFFRQVVADYLSHKYKLEDE; encoded by the coding sequence ATGGAATCAATTCGCATTGTGCATACAAATGATTTGCATTCACATTTTGAAAACTGGCCGGTGATTAGACGTTACATCGAACGCGCACAAAAGGATGAGACTGTTTCCCAGACACTTACTTTTGATCTGGGCGATTTCATGGATAGGAGTCATCCTCTGACCGATGCAACTGATGGCGGTATTAACATTGAGTTGATGAATAATGTGCACTATGATGGGGCGACCATTGGCAATAACGAAGGCATCGGTAATCCGCATGCAATTCTTGAGCACCTGTTCGATCACGCAAATTTCGATATTTTATTGGGGAACTTGTTTGAGCAAGATGGCAAACGACCGGCGTTTTGTCAGCCCTACAAGATTATTACAACAAAAATGGGAACTAGGATTGCTGTACTCGGCTTGACGGCTGCATATCCCCTGACGTACGAACCAAACGGGTGGGACATCCATTTGATTACGGATGTATTGCCAGGACTGCTAGCCGAACTTAGGGGACAGTATGATTACCTAATCCTGCTGAGCCATCTAGGCATTACCATGGATAAGTATCTGGCTAATGAGTTTAAGGAACTAAATCTCATTATCGGTTCACACACACACCATCTGTTAGAGAACGGTCTAGTGGTGAATCAATCGATGCTTGCTGCTGCTGGAAAGTGGGGCCGGTATATTGGTGATATTCGCTTAGAGTTCGATGTCAATCACCAATTGGTGCAGCAGCAGGTTAATACAGTTAAAACGGCGGATTTGCAAACTCTTCCGGGGGATGCAAAGGAAATTGCGGGCTATGTTGAACGGGGTGAAGCATTACTCGCGCATGAGCACGTCGCAACTTTACCAGCCTCATATGCTGCTAAAAAAACAGAGATGGCAGACGCGCTCCATGCAATTGCCCAAACCGCTGGAACAAACTTAGCTATTTTAAACACGGGATTATTCGTGCAACAGTTACAGCCAGGACTATTAACAATGAACGACTTGCACCAAGGCTTACCACATCCGATGCATGTTGTTCGGGTTAAGCTACGCGGTGAAGACCTCTGGCGTTTAGTCATGGAGATGGAGAAAAACCGTAATTTTTTGCGGAATTTTAAAATCAAGGGTATGAGCTTCCGGGGGAAAATATTTGGTGAGATTAAGTACCTCGGAATTGAGGTTGATCAAGCTACGAGAACAGTTTATGTAGAAGGACAAGAGATTGATACGGAGCGTGATTACTACATTGCGCTGCTTGATCATTACGTGTTTATACCGTTCTTTCCCACCATTGAAATTATGGGAGAAACGAAATTCTACTTTCCGAAGTTCTTCAGGCAAGTGGTTGCCGATTATCTGAGTCACAAATATAAATTAGAGGATGAATAG
- a CDS encoding glycerophosphodiester phosphodiesterase encodes MRKFSFFVFALIIWVTQSGFTVVGHRGNPVKVAEETIASFDSAFSDGADYVELDLHVSKDNQLVISHDRDLQRITGTSAIVSQNNFAYLSTLHQANGEPMHTLNQIFAYYAERPETKFLIETKKTKYNNPKNMEQLLVETIEQYHMADRVLVHSFSYKSLKSLSKLMPGLPLIFIVGSLKRINFDVLSYVDGINISSKLVNSKLISQLHSLNKKVFVWDEMQENPAQWNWLVNLPIDGVVTNYPSTGFQYKLAKDGTKEYRVDRDAVVVSKAPLTTRVNPYVDLGTNKTVPPFRKVHVDSAVIVNHRTFYQLENGEFIPADTVNFNLDERNYLPYINQKIILKAGGANSLYDNPLTPTKVVGKLTANTPLSIVGMNTSGGETWFETTHGWIQGKNVLIYGIFPDEHADLSTQIFFAQKPAKRLSNISLQQAIVAPLNQLNQKFIKYFAISNLAFSSINDRIKLSKF; translated from the coding sequence ATGCGTAAATTCTCTTTTTTTGTTTTTGCATTAATTATCTGGGTGACCCAAAGTGGGTTCACCGTCGTCGGTCATCGTGGAAATCCCGTCAAAGTTGCAGAGGAGACAATTGCTAGTTTCGACTCAGCATTCTCCGATGGTGCGGACTATGTCGAATTGGACCTTCATGTTTCAAAGGACAATCAATTAGTAATTTCACACGACCGAGATTTACAACGAATCACCGGTACATCTGCTATTGTATCACAAAATAATTTCGCCTATTTAAGTACATTACACCAGGCTAACGGCGAACCAATGCATACCCTCAACCAGATTTTCGCTTACTACGCAGAACGTCCCGAGACTAAATTCCTTATCGAGACTAAGAAAACCAAGTACAACAATCCAAAGAACATGGAGCAATTACTGGTGGAGACGATTGAGCAATATCACATGGCAGATCGAGTCTTAGTCCATTCCTTCAGCTACAAGAGTCTGAAATCACTCAGCAAACTCATGCCTGGCCTACCTTTAATTTTCATCGTTGGCTCTCTTAAACGGATCAACTTTGATGTACTATCTTATGTTGACGGCATCAACATCTCATCGAAGCTAGTGAATAGCAAGCTAATCTCGCAACTTCATTCATTAAACAAGAAAGTCTTTGTTTGGGATGAGATGCAGGAAAATCCGGCACAGTGGAATTGGCTAGTTAACTTACCCATTGATGGCGTCGTGACTAACTACCCCTCGACAGGATTTCAGTACAAATTGGCCAAGGATGGCACCAAAGAGTATCGGGTTGACCGAGATGCAGTCGTCGTTTCTAAGGCGCCGCTAACCACACGGGTGAATCCCTACGTCGATCTTGGTACCAACAAGACCGTTCCACCATTTAGAAAAGTTCACGTAGACTCTGCGGTCATCGTCAACCATCGCACATTTTATCAGCTCGAAAATGGTGAGTTTATTCCCGCAGACACGGTTAATTTCAATCTCGATGAGAGAAACTATCTCCCTTACATCAATCAGAAAATAATCTTAAAAGCTGGCGGAGCTAACTCCCTTTATGATAATCCGCTCACCCCCACCAAGGTCGTTGGTAAGCTAACTGCTAATACCCCATTAAGTATCGTTGGCATGAACACCTCCGGCGGTGAGACGTGGTTTGAAACTACCCACGGGTGGATACAGGGAAAAAACGTGCTAATCTACGGGATTTTTCCGGACGAACACGCGGACCTATCCACTCAAATATTTTTTGCTCAGAAACCCGCAAAAAGGCTTTCAAACATTAGCTTACAACAGGCGATTGTGGCTCCTTTAAACCAGTTAAACCAGAAATTTATTAAATATTTCGCTATTTCGAACCTCGCGTTTAGTAGTATTAATGATAGAATTAAACTATCGAAATTTTAG
- the pepV gene encoding dipeptidase PepV: MTLDYKKLAEEKRTELMRDLKDMVAIDSSRDLANKTAEFPLGPGPAKALAKFLEIAARDGFKTANIENVAGRVEFGEGDETLGIIGHMDEVPAGDGWVTDPFTVTAKDGKLYGRGVADDKGPSLAAYYALKILKEQGVKLTKKIHFIVGTDEENDWTGINRYLETEPRPDFVFSPDAEFPIINGEKGIVSFELTFKGVANTGKDKLVSFKSGLAANMVPQTAQATINSANFAAIKPAYEKFLAENQLTGTFELNGDNATVVLNGQGAHGSEPELGRNAATFLGLFLSQFDFAGRDLNYLKTISSFLHEDFTGSKLGINHHDDLMGELSSAPNVYDYDSDNATILINVRYPKGTTPDEMVTTINGNLGEFATAAVKGHNQGPHYVSGEDPLVKTLLAVYEHQTGKPGHETIIGGGTYGRIFDRGVAFGAQPEDQPNVMHQPNEYMLEEALIDSVAIYTEAIYELTK, from the coding sequence TTGACATTAGATTACAAAAAGTTAGCTGAAGAGAAACGCACAGAATTAATGCGCGATTTAAAAGACATGGTTGCAATTGATTCATCGCGCGACCTGGCAAATAAGACAGCTGAATTTCCTTTAGGACCTGGTCCTGCAAAGGCACTAGCAAAATTCTTAGAAATTGCTGCGCGAGATGGCTTTAAGACCGCCAATATTGAAAATGTGGCTGGTCGGGTCGAGTTTGGTGAAGGAGACGAGACTCTCGGGATCATTGGTCACATGGATGAAGTTCCTGCAGGTGATGGTTGGGTCACGGATCCATTCACTGTGACAGCAAAGGACGGTAAGCTGTACGGTCGTGGTGTGGCTGACGACAAAGGTCCTAGCCTCGCTGCCTACTACGCATTAAAGATTTTGAAAGAACAGGGCGTTAAATTAACTAAGAAAATTCACTTCATCGTCGGTACAGATGAAGAAAATGACTGGACCGGGATAAACCGTTACCTTGAAACGGAACCTAGACCTGACTTCGTCTTCTCACCAGATGCAGAATTTCCAATTATCAATGGTGAGAAGGGAATTGTATCCTTTGAACTAACATTCAAAGGTGTTGCAAACACCGGCAAGGACAAGCTGGTTTCCTTTAAATCTGGTCTGGCAGCAAACATGGTTCCGCAAACTGCTCAGGCAACCATTAATTCGGCTAACTTCGCAGCAATCAAGCCGGCATATGAAAAATTCCTGGCCGAAAATCAACTAACCGGAACATTTGAACTTAACGGTGATAACGCAACAGTTGTGCTAAACGGCCAAGGTGCTCACGGATCAGAACCAGAACTTGGTAGAAATGCCGCTACTTTCTTAGGCCTCTTCCTCAGCCAATTTGATTTTGCTGGTCGTGATTTAAACTACCTAAAGACAATTTCCTCCTTCTTGCACGAGGACTTCACGGGGAGCAAATTAGGCATCAATCATCATGATGACTTGATGGGTGAACTATCCAGTGCACCTAATGTCTATGACTACGATTCTGATAATGCCACAATCTTAATTAATGTTCGTTATCCAAAAGGAACTACACCAGACGAGATGGTGACTACCATTAATGGTAATCTTGGAGAATTCGCTACGGCAGCAGTCAAGGGACATAATCAAGGACCACACTACGTCAGTGGTGAGGATCCGCTAGTTAAGACCCTACTCGCAGTTTACGAACACCAGACCGGTAAACCTGGTCATGAGACAATCATTGGCGGTGGAACCTATGGTAGAATCTTCGATCGTGGTGTAGCATTTGGGGCCCAACCAGAAGATCAGCCAAACGTCATGCACCAACCAAACGAGTATATGCTGGAAGAAGCATTAATTGATTCTGTGGCAATTTACACGGAAGCAATCTACGAATTGACCAAATAG